A region of Gadus morhua chromosome 18, gadMor3.0, whole genome shotgun sequence DNA encodes the following proteins:
- the taco1 gene encoding translational activator of cytochrome c oxidase 1, whose translation MAGGVVLRGIAHAAPRNLSFTCSSTELRRILLSGPVDQLARSSTTSVPASVPATSVPATSVPATSVPATSVPASVLARSVPASVPPTSVPPTSVPASVLARRTPATSIPTASVLVRCVLARSVLARSVPATSVLASALARSVPVRRLHLDTSHCAGHNKWSKVKHIKGPRDEARGKMFMKYGMMIRIAVKEGGPNPDFNATLAQILEQCRGHNMPKASIDAAIKNAEKAKTGTQHTYEARGPGGFALLIEVLTDNNTRTNQEIKHLLKTNGGVLSDGARHTFDRKGVVVAEAGSVSLEEALELAIEAGAEDVREMEEEEERPMLQFICSQAELSSVRAWLESRGGIHIVSSGLEFVSHTPLLLERSQLEAASVLLEALNDCPDVLRVWDNIQAEH comes from the exons ATGGCAGGAGGAGTCGTGCTGAGAGGGATAGCCCACGCAGCTCCAAGAAACCTTTCCTTCACCTGCTCATCGACCGAACTGAGGCGGATACTTCTTTCTGGTCCTGTGGACCAGCTGGCCAGATCCTCAACTACAAGTGTACCAGCTAGTGTACCAGCTACTAGTGTACCAGCTACAAGTGTACCAGCTACAAGTGTACCAGCTACAAGTGTACCAGCTAGTGTCCTAGCTAGAAGTGTACCAGCTAGTGTACCACCTACAAGTGTACCACCTACAAGTGTACCAGCTAGTGTCCTAGCTAGAAGGACACCAGCTACAAGTATACCAACTGCTAGTGTCCTAGTTAGATGTGTACTAGCAAGAAGTGTACTAGCAAGAAGTGTACCAGCAACAAGTGTCCTAGCTAGTGCCCTAGCTAGGAGTGTACCAGTTAGAAGGCTCCACTTGGACACCTCACATTGTGCGGGACATAACAAGTGGTCCAAGGTGAAACACATCAAAGGACCGAGGGATGAAGCCCGTGGCAAAATGTTTATGAAGTATGGCATGATGATCAGAATAGCAGTGAAAG agggggggcccaacCCGGACTTTAACGCCACTTTAGCCCAAATATTGGAGCAATGCCGCGGTCACAACATGCCCAAGGCCTCCATCGACGCCGCCATCAAGAACGCG GAGAAGGCTAAGACCGGCACCCAGCACACGTACGAAGCCCGGGGACCGGGGGGATTTGCGTTGCTCATCGAGGTCCTGACCGACAACAACACTCGCACCAACCAGGAAATCAAACACCTGCTGAAAACAAACGG GGGGGTGCTGTCGGACGGGGCCCGTCACACTTTTGACAGGAAAGGAGTGGTCGTGGCCGAGGCCGGAAGCGTCTCCCTCGAAGAGGCCCTGGAGCTGGCCATCGAAGCGGGGGCAGAAGATGTCcgggagatggaggaagaggaggagaggccgaTGCTGCAG TTCATCTGCAGCCAGGCAGAGTTGAGTTCTGTGAGGGCTTGGCTGGAGAGCCGAGGAGGAATCCACATTGTGTCTTCGGGACTGGAGTTCGTGTCCCACACACCGTTGCTGCTGGAGCGCAGTCAGCTGGAGGCGGCCTCCGTTCTGCTGGAGGCCCTGAACGACTGCCCTGACGTGCTGCGGGTGTGGGACAACATCCAGGCTGAACATTGA